One window of Ailuropoda melanoleuca isolate Jingjing chromosome 3, ASM200744v2, whole genome shotgun sequence genomic DNA carries:
- the GPRIN1 gene encoding G protein-regulated inducer of neurite outgrowth 1: protein MRDCCPSQQKASPAPPRHKPAPSPGMDSRHSSPSGAGEGASYSEGPAGSLACPSLTYIPPQEAATKETLGAHGALISGTSETTFSGKPEPVSSVKTDPSSWENRNPMFLEKMDSKSSKQADSASIGKEEAGSLRKADPMFVVKTEPEILGKGDPLSSGRMDPVTPRKEDPGPLGKVDPVCSDKGGPVPPGREGPAASARADPEFPRKEGPRYSGKELPVASEETAAASVGKADLVSLGERDPGPSGKMGPRSLENTDSAAAGKLDPGSLATLTAGSSGKTEPVSPGIVALGSSGKMDATHSGMTDPACMGSVETVSSTKEDPQFLGKTDPTSPGKGEPTSVRVIKTTSAGQLDAVFSGKTETTSLKDVDPGPSGRVGPVSLGKVDPGPSGKPEPLSPGQAEARSTGKTETMSSRTEDPVPSTNVDPISVGNTKASSSGKVNSESKGRIDPGPSGPGNPKFLGTAGPSSSVKAETETEGETDPLSSEKAGPTASGMVGPTASGKADPLTVGKIDAVSRGKAESVPPGDADSVSSGKVAPVTLEKTVLASLGKAEAVPEGKVNPLPPEKGNPMNSTKVDPRASGKAEPRSEGKAETKPLGQEGPASSGKTEAASLQEKPLALEKGEPEASGKADPIVSGKVEPATPREAGAAPPRRAESPASGKLAPLTLEKADASSSRQSEGKPCGPGPSLAGAGSGGGLLEPVPEPSTEVSSLGRKDLVAAGAERSPGPEATGPPPGPRTRDNFTKAPSWEASAPPREDAGTQAGALACVSVAVSPMSPQDGAGGPAFSFQAAPRAPSPAPRPPSRRDAGLGVAGRRRDALGGPPGLFRALLQSVRRPRCCSRAGPTAE, encoded by the coding sequence ATGAGGGACTGCTGCCCCTCCCAGCAAAAGGCCAGCCCTGCACCCCCTAGGCACAAGCCCGCCCCAAGCCCAGGCATGGACTCTAGACACAGCAGCCccagtggggctggggaaggggcttccTATTCTGAGGGTCCTGCCGGGAGCCtggcctgcccctccctgacCTACATCCCTCCCCAAGAGGCAGCTACCAAGGAGACATTGGGGGCACATGGAgccttgatctcagggacatCAGAAACCACCTTCTCTGGGAAGCCAGAGCCTGTGTCCTCAGTGAAAACTGATCCCTCATCCTGGGAGAACAGAAATCCTATGTTTTTGGAGAAGATGGATTCCAAGTCTTCAAAGCAGGCAGATTCCGCTTCCATAGGAAAGGAAGAGGCTGGGTCCTTGAGGAAGGCAGATCCCATGTTTGTAGTAAAGACAGAACCTGAAATCTTGGGAAAAGGGGATCCTTTGTCTTCTGGAAGGATGGATCCTGTGACTCCGAGAAAGGAGGATCCGGGACCCTTGGGAAAGGTAGACCCTGTGTGCTCTGACAAGGGGGGTCCAGTGCCCCCAGGGAGGGAGGGTCCCGCAGCCTCTGCCCGAGCCGATCCTGAGTTCCCGAGAAAGGAGGGGCCCAGGTATTCAGGAAAGGAGCTTCCTGTGGCCTCCGAAGAGACGGCTGCTGCCTCGGTGGGAAAGGCAGATCTTGTGTCCTTGGGAGAGAGAGATCCTGGGCCCTCAGGAAAGATGGGTCCTCGGTCCTTGGAAAACACAGATTCTGCAGCTGCAGGAAAGCTAGACCCTGGGTCCTTGGCAACACTGACCGCAGGGTCGTCAGGCAAAACTGAGCCTGTGTCTCCGGGAATAGTGGCTCTGGGGTCCTCAGGAAAGATGGATGCTACTCACTCGGGGATGACAGACCCTGCATGTATGGGAAGTGTGGAAACTGTGTCCTCCACAAAAGAGGACCCTCAGTTCCTGGGGAAGACGGACCCTACCTCCCCGGGAAAGGGAGAGCCCACGTCTGTGAGAGTGATCAAAACCACGTCTGCTGGGCAGCTGGATGCTGTATTTTCAGGAAAGACGGAAACCACGTCTTTGAAAGATGTGGATCCTGGGCCTTCGGGCAGGGTGGGCCCAGTTTCTTTGGGAAAGGTGGATCCTGGGCCCTCAGGAAAGCCAGAGCCCTTGTCTCCTGGGCAGGCAGAAGCGAGGTCAACCGGAAAGACAGAAACTATGTCATCACGAACGGAGGACCCCGTGCCCTCCACAAACGTGGATCCCATTTCTGTGGGAAATACAAAAGCATCATCTTCTGGAAAAGTGAATTCTGAATCGAAAGGAAGGATAGACCCTGGGCCCTCAGGTCCAGGGAATCCCAAATTCTTGGGGACAGCAGGGCCCTCATCCTCTGTAAAAGCTGAGACAGAGACTGAGGGGGAAACAGATCCACTGTCTTCAGAGAAGGCAGGTCCTACGGCCTCTGGAATGGTGGGTCCCACAGCCTCAGGGAAGGCTGATCCCCTGACCGTGGGCAAGATAGACGCCgtgagcagagggaaggcagaAAGCGTTCCCCCTGGAGACGCGGACTCTGTGTCTTCCGGAAAAGTGGCCCCTGTGACTCTAGAAAAAACAGTCCTGGCATCCTTGGGAAAAGCAGAAGCTGTCCCGGAGGGAAAGGTGAACCCTCTGCCCCCAGAGAAGGGGAATCCTATGAACTCCACCAAGGTGGACCCCAGGGCCTCAGGGAAGGCAGAACCCAGGTCTGAGGGCAAAGCAGAAACAAAGCCCCTTGGGCAGGAGGGCCCTGCTTCATCGGGAAAAACAGAGGCTGCCTCTCTGCAGGAGAAGCCGCTGGccctggagaaaggggagccGGAAGCCTCAGGAAAAGCAGACCCCATTGTCTCTGGGAAGGTGGAGCCTGCGACCCCCCGGGAGGCCGGTGCTGCGCCTCCAAGAAGAGCAGAGTCCCCAGCCTCTGGGAAGTTGGCCCCTCTGACTCTGGAGAAGGCAgatgcctcctcctccaggcagtcAGAAGGCAAACCGTGCGGCCCAGGCCCTTCTCTCGCGGGGGCCGGTAGTGGCGGAGGCCTCTTGGAGCCAGTGCCCGAGCCCAGCACAGAGGTCTCCAGCCTAGGTCGGAAAGACCTGGTGGCCGCTGGGGCCGAGAGAAGCCCCGGCCCGGAGGCCACAGGGCCCCCGCCTGGGCCGCGGACTCGCGACAACTTCACTAAGGCGCCGTCGTGGGAGGCGAGCGCCCCGCCGCGCGAGGACGCGGGGACGCAGGCGGGCGCGCTGGCCTGCGTGTCGGTGGCCGTGAGCCCCATGTCTCCGCAGGACGGCGCGGGCGGCCCGGCCTTCAGCTTCCAGGCGGCGCCTCGAGCGCCCAGCCCCGCGCCCAGACCACCCTCGCGCCGGGACGCGGGCCTGGGTGTCGCTGGGCGCCGCCGAGACGCGCTCGGTGGCCCACCCGGCCTCTTCCGCGCGTTGCTGCAGAGTGTGCGCCGGCCGCGGTGCTGCTCCCGAGCCGGACCCACGGCCGAATGA